From the genome of uncultured Bacteroides sp.:
ATTAGTATCTAACACGAAATTTTTCTTAGTTCCCATAATTTTTAGATTTAAAATGTTGATATTTGCATCTAATATAGTAATTAAAAGATTACGATATATCACTAAAAGGCTAAAATTTTTGAATAAATGAATTATAAAGAGACTCTAAACTATTTATACGAAAGCGCTCCTTTGTTTCAGCAGATTGGGAAATCGGCATATAAAGAGGGGCTTAGTAACACTTATGAGCTGGATAAACATTTCAAACATCCACACAAAAACTTCAAGACTATTCATGTAGCAGGAACAAATGGTAAAGGATCCTGCTCTCACACTCTTGCAGCTATTCTGCAATCGGCAGGATATAAAGTGGGACTCTACACCTCTCCTCACCTTATTGATTTCAGAGAAAGAATCCGTGTAAACGGAAAACCTGTAACTGAAGAATATGTGATTAGCTTTGTAGAGAAGGAACATAAGTTCTTCGAACCACTTCAACCGTCGTTCTTTGAACTAACCACTGCAATGGCCTTTAAATATTTTGCCGATCAGAATGTTGATGTGGCAATAGTGGAAGTTGGTTTGGGCGGAAGATTGGACTGCACTAACATTATTAATCCGGACTTGTGTATTATAACTAATATCAGTTTTGATCATACTCAGTTCCTCGGAAAGACTAAGGCGCTTATCGCCGGTGAGAAAGCCGGTATTATAAAGAAGAACATACCTGTAATTATTGGAGAAACAAACGAAGAAACCAAACCTGTGTTTATACAGAAAGCAGACGAGGTTAAAGCTCCTATATTCTTTGCAGAGGAGGAACAGTTGCTCTGGCGATGGGAAATGAATAAAAGAGGACGATGGAATTACTTCACGGCCGATTATCCTCATCTGAAAGGTGAACTTGGCGGATTTTGCCAGATTAAAAACACCAATACTATTCTTTTAGCTTTAAGATTATTGAAAAAAAACGGCTATAATATTCCTGATATAGCTGTAGAAAAGGGATTTGAGAAGGTTTGCGAACTTACCGGATTAATGGGGCGCTGGCAAAAACTAGGAATCAATCCGTCGATAGTTTGTGACACCGGACACAACGTTGGAGGTATAACTTATATTTCTGAACAACTAAGCAAGCAAAAATACAAGAAACTGCACGTTGTAATAGGAATGGTAAACGATAAAGATATCAGTGGCGTATTGGCTTTATTGCCCAAAGACGCTGTGTATTACTTTACTAAAGCAAGTGTAAAGCGTGCGTTGCACGAAGCCGACCTGAAGTTTCTGGCAAGTAAAGCCGGGTTATATGGCAAAACCTACACTGATGTGCCCAAAGCATTTGAAGCTGCAAAGGCTAATGCTTCGAATAAAGATTTTATATTTGTAGGAGGAAGTAGTTTTGTTGTAGCGGATCTCCTCTCCTATCTTGAGAAGAACAAAAAGCAGGAAGAAGGTAAGGTCTAAAAAAAGAGCAATACTATGTTATATAAAGAAGAGAGATAACTTAAATTGATATCTCTCTTCTTAATTTCTTTCAACGGAAAGTTTACTCGAACAAACTTACTTCACAGCAATACATTCAATCTCCACCATTGCATTTTTAGGCAAAGCCTTTACTGCCACAGCAGAACGAGCCGGGAATGCACCATCAAAATAGGTTGCATAAACAGCATTCATCTCTGCAAACAGAGACATATCCGAAAGAAAAACGGTAGTCTTTACAATATTGGCAGTGGTAAGTCCAGCTTCTGCCAGAATATGTTTAATGTTCTCAAAAGATTGCTTAGTCTGTTCAGCCACTCCACCCGGAGCAAATTCACCGGTAGCCGCATCCACTGGTAACTGCCCTGAAACAAACACCATGCCCCCGGCTTCTATAGCCTGACTGTAAGGTCCGATAGCACCAGGTGCCTTTTCACTAGAAATTACTTTTTTCATTATTTCAGCTATTTATTAGTTAATACTATTTTGTTTGCAAGTTAAACATAATTGCAAATAACTGCAACTTTTTTCCATTTCTCGTTTCATATTTTTAGCGAGCTGTGCAACTCATTAAAATAGCCTGCGCAGCTCATTTAATCGACCTGCGCAAGTCGAAAAAACGAGCTATGCAGGTCGCGGAGACAATCTCTTTAGTTTAATAAAGAACTTCACCGCAAAGAGAAAGGAATTCTTCCGGAAAATAAAATCACTGATGTAATAAAAATAAGAATTATCCAAGCATAATATCCCTTATAAAAATATTTTTTAGAAAAAAGAGTCATGCTTTAAGCAGTATATTATATATTCGTGCATTTATTAGTAAACACGTGTCAGATTTAATGAGTGAAACCGAATTGACAGAACGTTGCCGGGTTGGAGATAATACAGCTCGCAAGGAGCTTTATGAGCAATATGCAGGACAAATGTTCGGCATATGCTATCGGTATGCCGGTGATCGGGAGATTGCTCAGGACCTTCTTCACGACGGTTTTTTGAAAGCTTATTGCTCTTTTGATAAGTTTACCTATCGCGGAGAAGGCTCTCTTAAAGCATGGCTCAGCAGAGTAATGGTAAACATATCACTGGATTATCTGAGGAAGAATGATTCTGCCCGGCAAATGCTGCCGCTTGATCAGATTCCGGAGAACATTGAAGAGCCTCGTGAGGAAGATATTTTTCAGGTTCCACACAAGGTTCTGATGAAATTTATAGCAGAATTACCGTCCGGATATCGAACCGTATTCAATTTATATGTCATGGAACAACTTTCGCATAAAGAAATAGCTGAGAAATTGGGCATCAACGAAAAGTCCTCGTCCTCACAATTATTTCGGGCAAAAAAAGTTTTGGCAAAAGAGATAAATAACTATTTAAAGGAAAATAATCAATGAAACAGGAAGACAAAGAAAAATGGATCACTGCCTTTCGGGAAAGTTTAGAAGATTATTCCGAACCACCTTTATTCAATGACTGGGAAAGGCTGGAAAAGGAACTCTCTGTTGTTCCTGTTGCCAAACCTAAGCGTTCATACATTATGTACTATTCGGCTGCGGCTGCAATTATATTGTTGTTAATTGCTTCGGCAACAGCAATCTATTTATTTGATAATTCATCGGATAAGTACTTTGAAACATCTCAACTTCCTGCCGAAATTGAGACGATAACTGACAAGAAGCCTCTGAAAGATGTGATTGAACCATTGATTAACGACGTTAACAAGAACGACAGATCTGCATTGAACAAATCGGCCGGGAAAAGCAGTGTGCTTTCTGGTAATAAGCTTGCTTTAGCCAATAGCGCTTCGGCTAACCAATCGTCTGCCCTTTCGGGAAATCAGAAGAATGTTGTAAAGACAGAAGCAGGTAAAGATAATGAAAGCAACAATGAAGATGTGACTTTAAGCAAGAATAATGCATCGGACTTGCAGCGCTCTGATGAAAGAAAAGCTATTGAAGATCAAAAGTTGAATGACAATGGTGGTGAGAAAAAGAACGTCCCTCAACAAGGAGAAAATAACAAATCAAAGAAACAGGCTCTTAAAACATCTCCCAGAAAAGCAGAACGAGTAACCGAACTTTGGGAGCTTCCAAGAAAGAAAAAACAGAATAATCTTTCAATCGGAGTTTCTGCAGGAAACACTCTTTCATCTAATTCCGAAGGTGGTGGTATGGAATATGCAATGAGTCCAAGTTACGACTATTTAAATTGTATGAATGTTGAAGAAGCAATTGCATCTAATTTATTAAAATCTACACCAGTTAAATGGAATCATAAGCAACCGGTTTCGTTTGGCCTTTCTGTCCGTAAATATCTGACACAAAGACTTGCCATAGAAAGCGGATTAATTTATACCCGATTGGAATCGGAATCATCCGGTAGCAAAAGTCACAATCAGAAGCTAGATTATATTGGTATTCCTGTAAAGCTGAACTATATGCTAGTGGATAAGCGTTATTTTACACTTTATCTATCAGGCGGTGGAATGGCTGAAAAATGTATATCCGGGAAATTAAACAAAAGAGAGCTTTCAGGAAAGGAATTGTCAGAGGATGTAAGTGTAAAACCATTGCAATGGTCGCTTAACGGGGCTTTAGGAGCACAATACAACATTACTCCTAAAATGGGAATATTTGTAGAACCCGGAGTTGTTTACTTTTTCAATGATGGTTCTCAAGTGGAGACTATTCGCAAGGAAACGCCTTTCAACTTTAACCTGCAACTGGGATTAAGAATTAGTTATTAGTAAATCTGAAATTAAAAACGAGTCATAAATTAATAGACACACTTAGCTATTTTACAAAGTAGTTAACTAGAAAAAAGGATTACCGTGAGGCAATCCTTTTTTCTGTTTTATTAGAACTTACTTATTACTTGCAATTTTTTTCAATCATTGGAATCACTGCTTCGTCTCCCAATTCCTTGGCTTTATTGAAGTTTTCACAAGCTTCGTTTTTCTTTCCTTGCTGCATCTGGCAGAAGCCAATTAAACGATAGCAAGCTGCGAATTTAGGATCAATAACCAAAGCATCTTTCAGATTCTTTATAGCTTCATCATAACGGGCAATACGAAGATTAACCGCTCCATATTCTGCCAGATAATCTTTATTGGAAGGATCAAGCGTTACTGCCTTTTGAATATCTTCCAATGCACGTTTAAAGTTCTTTGCTTTATAATTTGCCTGTTCGCGAAGATAGAAGAATGTA
Proteins encoded in this window:
- a CDS encoding folylpolyglutamate synthase/dihydrofolate synthase family protein, with product MNYKETLNYLYESAPLFQQIGKSAYKEGLSNTYELDKHFKHPHKNFKTIHVAGTNGKGSCSHTLAAILQSAGYKVGLYTSPHLIDFRERIRVNGKPVTEEYVISFVEKEHKFFEPLQPSFFELTTAMAFKYFADQNVDVAIVEVGLGGRLDCTNIINPDLCIITNISFDHTQFLGKTKALIAGEKAGIIKKNIPVIIGETNEETKPVFIQKADEVKAPIFFAEEEQLLWRWEMNKRGRWNYFTADYPHLKGELGGFCQIKNTNTILLALRLLKKNGYNIPDIAVEKGFEKVCELTGLMGRWQKLGINPSIVCDTGHNVGGITYISEQLSKQKYKKLHVVIGMVNDKDISGVLALLPKDAVYYFTKASVKRALHEADLKFLASKAGLYGKTYTDVPKAFEAAKANASNKDFIFVGGSSFVVADLLSYLEKNKKQEEGKV
- a CDS encoding RidA family protein → MKKVISSEKAPGAIGPYSQAIEAGGMVFVSGQLPVDAATGEFAPGGVAEQTKQSFENIKHILAEAGLTTANIVKTTVFLSDMSLFAEMNAVYATYFDGAFPARSAVAVKALPKNAMVEIECIAVK
- a CDS encoding sigma-70 family RNA polymerase sigma factor codes for the protein MSETELTERCRVGDNTARKELYEQYAGQMFGICYRYAGDREIAQDLLHDGFLKAYCSFDKFTYRGEGSLKAWLSRVMVNISLDYLRKNDSARQMLPLDQIPENIEEPREEDIFQVPHKVLMKFIAELPSGYRTVFNLYVMEQLSHKEIAEKLGINEKSSSSQLFRAKKVLAKEINNYLKENNQ
- a CDS encoding outer membrane beta-barrel protein, translated to MKQEDKEKWITAFRESLEDYSEPPLFNDWERLEKELSVVPVAKPKRSYIMYYSAAAAIILLLIASATAIYLFDNSSDKYFETSQLPAEIETITDKKPLKDVIEPLINDVNKNDRSALNKSAGKSSVLSGNKLALANSASANQSSALSGNQKNVVKTEAGKDNESNNEDVTLSKNNASDLQRSDERKAIEDQKLNDNGGEKKNVPQQGENNKSKKQALKTSPRKAERVTELWELPRKKKQNNLSIGVSAGNTLSSNSEGGGMEYAMSPSYDYLNCMNVEEAIASNLLKSTPVKWNHKQPVSFGLSVRKYLTQRLAIESGLIYTRLESESSGSKSHNQKLDYIGIPVKLNYMLVDKRYFTLYLSGGGMAEKCISGKLNKRELSGKELSEDVSVKPLQWSLNGALGAQYNITPKMGIFVEPGVVYFFNDGSQVETIRKETPFNFNLQLGLRISY